A window from Microbacterium hydrocarbonoxydans encodes these proteins:
- a CDS encoding TetR/AcrR family transcriptional regulator — protein MSSSRSGYHHGDLAHALEAAAMQLLAEKPAGEISLREVARAADVSHNAPYHHFSDRRGLLKVLAERSMADLVAAVREAIEGAGDPRAAVIEGGGAYIRYAVEHPHGFDVIYDPTVCIPGEPSETMAPLIDELEELLSEASVAAGLDGDTGVIGVWGLAHGLGTLCAAGHFTLDAALAASADALTRMLPR, from the coding sequence GTGTCAAGTTCTCGGTCCGGCTATCACCACGGCGACCTCGCCCACGCTCTCGAAGCGGCCGCGATGCAGCTGCTCGCCGAGAAGCCCGCGGGGGAGATCAGCCTGCGCGAAGTCGCCCGCGCGGCGGATGTCAGCCACAACGCCCCGTACCACCACTTCTCCGACCGGCGAGGGCTGCTGAAGGTGCTCGCCGAACGCAGCATGGCCGACCTCGTCGCTGCCGTCCGCGAGGCGATCGAGGGTGCGGGCGACCCTCGTGCCGCGGTGATCGAGGGCGGCGGTGCGTACATCCGCTACGCGGTCGAGCATCCGCACGGCTTCGACGTCATCTACGACCCCACCGTTTGCATCCCGGGGGAGCCGAGCGAGACCATGGCGCCGCTGATCGACGAACTCGAGGAGCTGCTGTCGGAGGCATCCGTCGCGGCGGGACTCGACGGCGACACCGGCGTCATCGGCGTCTGGGGCCTCGCGCATGGTCTCGGGACGCTGTGCGCCGCCGGTCACTTCACGCTCGACGCCGCGCTCGCCGCGAGTGCCGATGCGCTCACGCGCATGCTCCCGCGCTGA